The following proteins come from a genomic window of Gallalistipes aquisgranensis:
- a CDS encoding 2,3,4,5-tetrahydropyridine-2,6-dicarboxylate N-succinyltransferase encodes MYEDLQSEVERIWEDRSLLAAEESKRTIREVIDLLDKGLVRTAEPAAEGGRWQVNEWVKKAVLLYFPIQAMTVAEVGMMEYHDKMALKTGYEKSGVRVVPPAVARYGAYLAPGVVMMPSYVNIGARVGEGTMVDTWATVGSCAQIGSYVHLSGGVGIGGVLEPVQAAPVIVEDHCFIGSRCIVVEGAHIGREAVLGANVVITGSTRIIDVSGPEPVRYKGYVPPRSVVIPGTYAKEFPAGTFGVPCALIIGQRKASTDTKTTLNDALRTFGVPV; translated from the coding sequence ATGTACGAGGATTTGCAAAGCGAGGTGGAGAGGATATGGGAAGACCGCAGCCTGCTCGCGGCCGAAGAGAGCAAACGGACGATCCGCGAGGTGATCGACCTGCTCGACAAAGGGCTGGTGCGGACGGCGGAACCCGCCGCGGAGGGCGGCAGATGGCAGGTGAACGAGTGGGTCAAGAAAGCGGTGCTGCTCTATTTCCCGATCCAGGCCATGACCGTGGCCGAGGTGGGCATGATGGAGTACCACGACAAAATGGCCCTCAAGACCGGATACGAGAAGTCCGGCGTGCGGGTGGTCCCTCCCGCCGTGGCTCGTTACGGAGCCTACCTGGCGCCCGGCGTGGTGATGATGCCCTCCTACGTGAACATCGGCGCCCGCGTGGGCGAGGGAACGATGGTCGACACGTGGGCCACGGTAGGGTCGTGCGCCCAGATCGGCAGCTACGTCCACCTGAGCGGAGGAGTAGGGATCGGAGGCGTGCTGGAACCCGTTCAGGCAGCTCCCGTGATCGTGGAGGACCACTGCTTCATCGGGTCCCGCTGCATCGTGGTCGAGGGGGCCCACATAGGCCGCGAGGCCGTGCTGGGGGCGAACGTGGTCATCACCGGTTCGACCAGGATCATCGACGTGTCCGGACCGGAGCCCGTCCGCTACAAGGGATACGTACCGCCCCGGTCGGTGGTGATCCCCGGCACCTATGCGAAAGAGTTTCCCGCAGGGACGTTCGGCGTCCCCTGCGCACTGATTATCGGACAGAGGAAAGCCTCGACCGACACCAAGACCACGCTCAACGACGCACTGCGCACGTTCGGCGTTCCCGTCTAA
- a CDS encoding prolyl oligopeptidase family serine peptidase translates to MKRAIYFILLGAVAAGCVNCKNDMKIKTKPYPVARMDSTVDDYHGTRVADPYRWMENDRSAEVAEWVAAENAVTDDYISQIPYRNQIKERLTRLWNYPKMGVPEKVGDYYFSFRNDGLQNQSVLYCQKGLDGTPEVFLDPNTLSEDGTVALVGVSFSEDGRYLSYSAAASGSDWVKIRVMEVATKKLLPDEIDWVKFSVASWGADSRGFYYSRYDEPSEEEVLSGQNRFQKVYYHVLGQSQSQDVLVYEDPKHPLRYFNAEESGDGRYLFVSASEGTHGTEILYKDLKRPDAGFRVLFPGFGADYTIVECEGGRAWVYTNEGAPNYKLVEVNLALFDPRKSARDVIPEDSAMLESVSSVGGYLMASYLEKAMNKVYQYTPEGRLVREVDLPGIGAAWGFSGKKGFAETFYAMGTFTAPASIYRYDLASGESTLFLRPELPFDPDLYTTEQVFYPSKDGTQVSMFLVHRKDLVRNGQNPVYLYGYGGFNIGLTPGFSPAYVLMMEQGGIVAIPNLRGGNEYGEKWHRAGMLENKQNVFDDFIAAAEYLVANGYTSPEKLAIAGGSNGGLLVGACMTQRPDLFAVALPAVGVMDMLRFHKFTVGWGWVVEYGSSDDPEQFRYIYKYSPLHNIKPGTCYPATLVTTADHDDRVVPAHSFKFAATLQAAQACDKPVLIRIDSKAGHGAGKPIAKKIEEQADTYSFLFWNTGTPVKFGK, encoded by the coding sequence ATGAAAAGAGCGATTTACTTTATTTTGTTGGGAGCCGTAGCCGCAGGCTGCGTGAATTGCAAGAACGATATGAAAATCAAAACGAAACCCTATCCCGTAGCCCGCATGGACTCCACGGTGGACGACTATCACGGCACCCGTGTGGCCGATCCCTACCGCTGGATGGAGAACGACCGTTCGGCCGAGGTGGCCGAGTGGGTCGCCGCCGAGAATGCGGTCACCGACGACTATATCTCGCAAATACCTTACCGGAATCAGATCAAGGAGCGGCTTACCCGGCTCTGGAACTATCCCAAGATGGGGGTGCCCGAGAAGGTGGGCGACTACTATTTCTCGTTCCGCAACGACGGGCTGCAGAACCAGAGCGTGCTGTATTGCCAGAAGGGGCTCGACGGTACGCCCGAGGTGTTCCTCGATCCGAACACCCTGTCGGAGGACGGAACGGTGGCGCTGGTCGGCGTCTCCTTCTCGGAAGACGGCCGTTATCTCTCCTATTCGGCGGCCGCATCGGGTTCCGACTGGGTGAAAATCCGCGTGATGGAGGTCGCCACGAAAAAGCTCCTGCCCGATGAGATCGACTGGGTGAAGTTCTCCGTGGCCAGCTGGGGCGCCGATTCCCGGGGCTTCTATTACAGCCGCTACGACGAGCCCTCCGAGGAGGAGGTGCTCTCCGGACAGAACCGTTTCCAGAAAGTCTACTATCATGTGCTGGGGCAGTCCCAGTCGCAGGACGTGCTGGTGTACGAGGACCCGAAGCATCCCCTGCGCTATTTCAACGCCGAGGAGAGCGGCGACGGGCGCTATCTCTTCGTCTCCGCTTCGGAGGGGACGCACGGAACGGAAATCCTCTATAAGGACCTGAAGCGTCCGGATGCCGGTTTCCGTGTTCTGTTCCCCGGTTTCGGGGCGGACTACACCATCGTGGAGTGCGAGGGCGGCCGTGCGTGGGTCTATACCAACGAAGGGGCGCCCAACTACAAGCTGGTCGAGGTGAATCTGGCCCTGTTCGATCCCCGTAAGAGCGCCCGCGACGTGATTCCGGAAGACTCCGCCATGCTCGAGAGCGTCAGCTCGGTGGGGGGGTATCTGATGGCCTCCTATCTGGAAAAGGCGATGAACAAGGTGTACCAGTACACCCCCGAAGGCAGGCTGGTGCGCGAGGTGGATTTGCCCGGTATCGGTGCCGCGTGGGGTTTCTCGGGTAAGAAGGGATTCGCGGAGACTTTCTATGCGATGGGGACCTTCACGGCTCCCGCCTCCATCTACCGGTACGATCTGGCCAGCGGCGAATCGACCCTCTTCCTGCGCCCCGAACTGCCGTTCGATCCCGATCTCTACACCACCGAACAGGTGTTCTATCCCAGCAAGGACGGTACGCAGGTCTCCATGTTCCTCGTCCATCGCAAGGACTTGGTGCGCAACGGGCAGAATCCCGTCTATCTTTACGGCTACGGCGGTTTCAATATCGGCCTGACGCCCGGGTTCAGTCCGGCTTACGTGTTGATGATGGAGCAGGGAGGAATCGTGGCCATTCCCAACCTGCGGGGAGGCAACGAATACGGGGAGAAGTGGCACCGGGCCGGTATGCTCGAAAACAAGCAGAACGTGTTCGACGATTTCATCGCGGCGGCCGAGTATCTCGTGGCCAACGGCTACACCTCGCCCGAAAAGCTGGCTATCGCCGGAGGTTCGAACGGCGGCCTGCTGGTGGGTGCCTGCATGACCCAGCGGCCCGACCTCTTTGCCGTGGCGCTTCCGGCCGTGGGCGTGATGGACATGCTGCGTTTCCACAAGTTCACCGTAGGCTGGGGCTGGGTGGTGGAGTACGGCAGCAGCGACGATCCCGAACAGTTCCGGTACATTTACAAATACTCCCCGCTGCATAACATCAAACCGGGAACCTGCTATCCCGCCACGCTCGTCACCACGGCCGACCACGACGACCGGGTGGTGCCCGCCCATTCGTTCAAGTTCGCCGCTACGCTGCAGGCCGCCCAGGCCTGTGACAAGCCGGTGCTGATCCGCATCGACAGCAAGGCCGGGCACGGTGCGGGCAAGCCGATCGCCAAGAAGATCGAAGAGCAGGCCGATACCTATTCGTTCCTGTTCTGGAATACGGGTACGCCGGTGAAGTTCGGAAAATAG
- a CDS encoding outer membrane beta-barrel protein, giving the protein MTRNTILSLILAVCTIPAFALKPGKDPVKFAVGVHAGIDIGGAVPYPPGKAIGGQNKMSATPRLTPALGLSYTTMFDRHWSAVVESTYKTVALDARTWVEQQGMRDPDDGTWQYFRGRADASMSFSMLEIPLYVRYSFGDGTNKVFLGGYYARVFKGKFETTPGPGMATPTPGDDKTWSVVNKGDMGTLNFDNGLDKWDAGIIVGYERRIINRVNLSGRFSAGFKDVFRRDSRYLEYAMFHMRGTLMLSYMFMRK; this is encoded by the coding sequence ATGACACGCAACACGATTTTGAGCCTGATACTGGCCGTCTGCACGATTCCGGCCTTCGCACTCAAACCGGGCAAGGACCCCGTGAAATTCGCCGTGGGCGTACACGCCGGCATCGACATCGGGGGTGCAGTGCCCTATCCGCCCGGCAAAGCGATCGGCGGACAGAACAAGATGAGCGCCACGCCGCGCCTGACCCCGGCCCTCGGGCTTTCGTACACCACGATGTTCGACCGCCACTGGTCGGCCGTGGTGGAAAGCACCTACAAGACCGTGGCGCTGGACGCCCGCACGTGGGTCGAACAGCAGGGCATGCGCGATCCCGACGACGGCACGTGGCAGTATTTCCGCGGCCGGGCCGACGCCAGCATGTCCTTCTCGATGCTGGAAATTCCGCTCTACGTCCGGTATTCGTTCGGCGACGGCACCAACAAGGTGTTTCTGGGCGGATACTACGCGCGGGTGTTCAAGGGCAAGTTCGAAACCACGCCCGGCCCCGGCATGGCCACTCCGACACCTGGGGACGACAAGACCTGGAGCGTGGTCAACAAAGGCGACATGGGTACCCTCAACTTCGACAACGGACTGGACAAATGGGACGCCGGGATCATCGTGGGCTACGAACGCCGGATCATCAACCGGGTGAATCTCAGCGGACGGTTTTCCGCCGGTTTCAAGGACGTCTTCCGCCGGGACAGCCGGTACCTCGAATACGCCATGTTCCACATGCGCGGAACGTTGATGCTCAGTTACATGTTCATGCGAAAATAG
- a CDS encoding PCMD domain-containing protein, whose amino-acid sequence MKKIYQSLFLLLALGAVFSCTNIDELSDDNRVSGLDILSYSPQTIELGEIEMQQDTFYIPIVYGKYEFPLRFYARLKIDVDIDKVIGIDFSEEQCLESMDDVIRFYVMARSGLTRTYYIKAKEMPLDEDNYLQRTFSVLGATPGVRVSGRGTYSTRGDTLKIYSVGGSFPIEVTPEFGIGAEATFRNFDNGQTSLAFTGPESVHKIKVSSKSGAERIWNIRMVSLPVVSGSDGTSTEAQREGTDIEPREFSASLPEADGFEIYESLVDNASERITLTLKEQESKSRAAAVAFPLKVRIAFTSFEGVQLLTADPEREYAFRDFANDTTLVFESYDDTREFYMLDTESQVARHWKISLEEWIEGNADVLSFSYDYDAASVKVSRRWQTWPPKYIYTYAPSIELDRSNVEIYPRSAEIFINATAIATEFASAGICDKDWTLTLKNIDIALSKGASCTLPEFTWVSNYEGGIFGVGEKANDCWKEEKTFTVTAEDGTEKTWSLKIREPNSFTPSSGCELLAFGIERVMPNYAKIDELGTKIDPDTHTVTIKLIEDDRCYPLSIFPAYTYSDYASISTQNGGTEPLVFETDQSTQTVTILAQDKTTSATWTVKLQAPPKEAQADVTDFKVTSVSQGSEIESVSRDDDKAVIRLNLGSKPAFPMETGYSMTLSAKAASDLPLRGTLSFASYTDVKEFVVTAQNGTTKTWKIKPVYEPQLENWTLDKWGKDSQYGLDIPLSDGVWATANNTFTSMTTPTTGVSGQAAHLESKNAPIIKTFAAGSVFTGWFDTGNAASLGLKDPVKLTHFGVPWETSGKMLGVEADLSYHPGGGAGSDNGSVQLYLIRYDGSAKVEFHGNKPGTTTPHEDNNAVAVASGYALIGTQAGTGSNGTAITVVPDGTWTRVFIPFDYPGGTVPAYTHLSVCFSSSYEGDSFKGTVGSTLKVDNVKIIYAEEE is encoded by the coding sequence ATGAAAAAAATCTACCAGTCACTGTTTCTGCTGCTCGCGCTGGGTGCCGTATTCTCCTGCACCAACATCGACGAGCTGAGCGACGACAACCGGGTCTCGGGACTCGACATACTCTCCTATTCGCCCCAGACCATCGAACTGGGCGAGATCGAGATGCAGCAGGACACCTTCTACATCCCGATCGTGTACGGGAAATACGAATTCCCGCTGCGTTTCTACGCGCGGCTCAAGATCGACGTGGACATCGACAAGGTGATCGGCATCGACTTCAGCGAGGAGCAATGTCTGGAGAGCATGGACGACGTGATCCGGTTCTACGTCATGGCCCGCAGCGGACTGACCCGCACCTATTACATCAAGGCGAAGGAGATGCCCCTCGACGAGGACAACTACCTCCAGCGCACCTTCTCGGTGCTCGGCGCGACGCCCGGCGTGCGCGTCTCCGGCCGGGGCACCTACTCCACCCGGGGCGACACGCTGAAAATCTACTCCGTGGGCGGGAGTTTCCCGATCGAGGTGACGCCCGAATTCGGCATCGGAGCGGAAGCGACGTTCCGCAACTTCGACAACGGGCAGACTTCGCTCGCCTTCACCGGCCCGGAAAGCGTCCACAAGATCAAAGTCTCGTCCAAAAGCGGAGCCGAACGTATCTGGAACATCCGGATGGTCAGCCTTCCGGTAGTGAGCGGTTCGGACGGCACGAGCACCGAAGCGCAGCGGGAAGGCACCGACATCGAACCCCGCGAGTTCAGCGCCTCGCTGCCCGAAGCCGACGGGTTCGAGATCTACGAATCGCTCGTGGACAACGCCAGCGAACGGATCACCCTCACGCTGAAGGAACAGGAGTCGAAAAGCCGTGCGGCGGCCGTCGCCTTTCCCCTGAAGGTCCGCATCGCCTTCACCAGTTTCGAGGGCGTGCAGCTGCTGACGGCCGATCCGGAACGGGAATACGCCTTCCGCGACTTCGCCAACGACACCACGCTCGTCTTCGAGAGCTACGACGACACCCGCGAATTCTACATGCTCGACACGGAGAGCCAGGTGGCCCGCCACTGGAAGATATCGCTCGAGGAGTGGATCGAAGGGAATGCGGACGTACTCTCGTTCTCCTACGATTACGACGCGGCCTCCGTGAAGGTCAGCAGGCGCTGGCAGACATGGCCGCCCAAATATATCTACACCTACGCTCCGAGCATCGAACTGGACCGTTCGAATGTGGAGATATATCCCAGAAGCGCGGAAATCTTCATCAACGCGACGGCCATCGCCACCGAATTCGCTTCCGCCGGCATCTGCGACAAGGACTGGACACTCACCCTGAAAAACATCGACATCGCCCTCTCCAAGGGAGCCTCCTGCACGCTGCCCGAATTCACATGGGTATCGAACTACGAAGGGGGAATTTTCGGCGTCGGAGAGAAAGCGAACGACTGCTGGAAAGAGGAAAAGACCTTCACGGTGACGGCCGAGGACGGTACGGAAAAAACATGGTCACTGAAAATCCGGGAACCGAACAGTTTCACTCCCAGCTCCGGATGCGAACTGCTGGCGTTCGGCATCGAACGGGTCATGCCCAACTACGCGAAGATCGACGAACTGGGCACGAAGATCGACCCCGACACGCATACGGTCACGATCAAGCTGATAGAGGACGACCGGTGCTATCCGCTTTCGATCTTCCCGGCCTACACCTATTCGGATTACGCCTCGATCTCCACCCAGAACGGAGGCACGGAGCCGCTGGTGTTCGAAACCGACCAGTCGACGCAGACGGTGACGATCCTCGCGCAGGACAAGACCACCTCCGCGACCTGGACGGTAAAACTCCAGGCTCCGCCCAAGGAAGCGCAGGCCGATGTCACCGACTTCAAGGTGACGAGCGTCAGCCAGGGGTCCGAAATAGAGAGCGTCTCCAGGGACGACGACAAGGCCGTGATCCGGCTGAACCTCGGTTCCAAACCCGCTTTCCCGATGGAGACGGGCTATTCGATGACCCTCTCGGCAAAAGCCGCCTCAGACCTGCCGCTGCGGGGCACCCTGTCGTTCGCATCCTACACCGACGTGAAGGAGTTCGTCGTGACGGCCCAGAACGGCACGACGAAAACATGGAAGATCAAACCGGTCTACGAACCGCAGTTGGAGAACTGGACGCTGGACAAATGGGGTAAAGACTCGCAGTACGGACTGGACATTCCCCTCTCCGACGGGGTGTGGGCGACGGCCAACAACACCTTCACCTCGATGACGACCCCGACCACGGGCGTATCGGGACAGGCGGCCCACCTCGAATCCAAGAACGCCCCGATCATCAAGACGTTCGCCGCGGGATCGGTCTTCACCGGATGGTTCGACACGGGCAACGCCGCGTCGCTCGGGCTGAAGGACCCCGTGAAACTGACCCATTTCGGCGTTCCATGGGAAACCTCGGGCAAGATGCTGGGCGTCGAAGCCGACCTGTCCTACCACCCGGGCGGCGGCGCCGGCAGCGACAACGGGTCTGTCCAGCTCTATCTGATCCGCTACGACGGCTCGGCGAAGGTGGAATTCCACGGCAACAAACCCGGCACGACGACCCCGCACGAGGACAACAACGCCGTGGCTGTGGCCAGCGGGTACGCGCTGATCGGTACGCAGGCTGGCACCGGGAGCAACGGCACGGCGATCACCGTGGTGCCGGACGGGACGTGGACGCGCGTCTTCATCCCGTTCGATTACCCCGGCGGCACGGTTCCCGCCTATACGCACCTGAGCGTCTGCTTCTCGTCGAGCTACGAGGGCGACAGTTTCAAGGGCACCGTCGGCAGCACGCTGAAAGTGGACAACGTAAAGATCATTTATGCAGAGGAGGAGTAG